From Xanthomonas sp. 10-10:
GCGCGGTCTCGGCAAGGATGCGCTCGATCACCATCAATGCCGCATCGGCAGGGGTGTTGGGCAGGATCACCAGAAATTCTTCGCCGCCATAGCGCGCCACCAGGTCGCTGGTGCGCACCATGCGTTGCAGCGTCTGCGCGAAGTTGCGCAACACCTCGTCGCCGACCAGATGGCCGTGCGCGTCGTTGACACGCTTGAAGTCGTCCAGATCGATGAAGGCGATCGACAGCGGCCAGCTCTGTCGCGATGCCAGTTCGAATTCATGCGCCAAGGCGGTGCCGAGCTGATGCCGGTTGAACACGCCGGTCAGCGCATCGCGGCTGGCCTGCTCGGCCAGATGACGCATGCGGTTTTCCGATTCGTCGGCGTGTCGGCGCGCTTCGGCCACATCCTGCAGTTCGCGCAGGCTGCGCAGCATCGCCAGCTCGCGCGCCTGTTCGAAGATCAGCTGGATGTGCTCGGGTTGCGGCACGCGGATATCGAACAGCGCTTCCAGCTCGGGCAGCGATTCGGCGATGCGTTCGATCACTTTTTCGAAGCGTTCGGCATCCAGTTCCAGCACGTCCTGCGCCTGGCGCTGCGCATGCTCGGTCGCGGTGACGGCGCTGGCGGAGAGCCAGATGTCGGCCAGGTGCCCGGACAGTGCCACACAGGCCATGAAGGGCTCCAGCCCTGCCGGCTCTTCTTCGCTCTGCGCGATCGCATTCTGCAGGTAGTGCGGCAACTGCCACTGGTGCGCAAGCCAGGCGCCGATCTCGGCGTGGGTGGCGCCCAGGTGCTGGCGCTCGGCCTCCAGCAGCGACGCGTTGTCGGGCGCCTGTTCCAGCAGTGGGGCGTACAGCGCGGGTGCGCCTTGCAGCAGCGCCAGCTTGCCGATGTCCTGCAGCAGGCCGGCCAGCATCAATTCTTCGGGTTTGCGGATGCCATAGGCCTGGCCCAGGATGCGGCTTGCCAGGGCGCAGAGGCCGGCGCGACGCCAGATGCGCTCATGCAACGGATGCGCGGCGAAGGTGCTGCGCACGCCGTGCACCATCGAAAATCCCAGCGCCAGGCTGAGGGTCGCATTGAGGCCGAGCATGGTCAGTGCCTGGCCCAGGTTGTCGACGCGGCGGCGACTGGCGTACAGCGGCGAGTTGGCCACGCGCAGCATGCGTGCGCTCAGGGCCATGTCCATGCCGATGACCTTCGCGGTGGTGGTCATGTCCACATCCGGGTCCTGCGCCAGCTCGATGATGCGCAGCGCGACGCCCGGGGGCGAGGGCAGGTTACGGCAGTAGTGCAGGGCGGCCTGGAGATCTGGTTGCATGAGTCATCGCCAACAGTGAACGCAAGCATACAGCTGCGTTCGGTGAGTTTGAGCACGCCACGGCCCGCGGTCGCCGCGCTGGAATGCATGCGCGGCGGGTTCTGAGAGTGTGGTTGGCATCCAGGTTTAGCGGCAACCCCGACGACATCTATAGCGTCGAGGCCGGCTGAAGCCGCGACGGATGCGTGCGCTTCAGTTTGCTGCGTGTGGATGCGGCGCGCAGTGGAAGGCAAAAAAAAAGCCGCGGCATGGCCGCGGCTTTCTTCACGCTGTGGCGAAGATCAGGCCAGGCCAGCCTGCTTCATCACTTCGGCGGCGTAGTCTTCCACCACCCTCTCGATGCCTTCGCCAACGGCCAGGCGCTGGAAGCCGATCACCTCGGCGCCAGCGGCCTTGACGGCCTGCTCGACGGTCTGATC
This genomic window contains:
- a CDS encoding GGDEF domain-containing protein, with translation MQPDLQAALHYCRNLPSPPGVALRIIELAQDPDVDMTTTAKVIGMDMALSARMLRVANSPLYASRRRVDNLGQALTMLGLNATLSLALGFSMVHGVRSTFAAHPLHERIWRRAGLCALASRILGQAYGIRKPEELMLAGLLQDIGKLALLQGAPALYAPLLEQAPDNASLLEAERQHLGATHAEIGAWLAHQWQLPHYLQNAIAQSEEEPAGLEPFMACVALSGHLADIWLSASAVTATEHAQRQAQDVLELDAERFEKVIERIAESLPELEALFDIRVPQPEHIQLIFEQARELAMLRSLRELQDVAEARRHADESENRMRHLAEQASRDALTGVFNRHQLGTALAHEFELASRQSWPLSIAFIDLDDFKRVNDAHGHLVGDEVLRNFAQTLQRMVRTSDLVARYGGEEFLVILPNTPADAALMVIERILAETARTPMAQLQGGPLHITFSAGLATHGGIERQFESIEHLLQAADSTLYRSKHRGRNRVTAYDATDVSTPPNLRAH